One Candidatus Nitrososphaera evergladensis SR1 genomic window carries:
- the thsB gene encoding thermosome subunit beta, producing the protein MASIQTTPGGMPVLILKEGTKESKGREAQKNNLTAAKLIAEIVKTSLGPRGMDKMLVDNLGDVTITNDGATILKEIDVQHPAAKMMVEVSKSVDNEVGDGTTSSVVFAGALLEKAEDLLNKDVHPSVIVDGYNAAADQALKLLEKMAVQVDVSDKDMLLKIARTSMDSKLVSDDSPLLGAMVADAAKQVAEKTENGALKVDLDNIKVEKKAGGSMRDTKLIKGIVLDKEVVHAGMPKRIEGAKIALVNSALEIEKTEMSAEIRISDPHQMQMFLEEENRMLKAMVDKVKSSGANVVLCQKGIDDIAQHYLAKAGVLAVRRVKESDMTKMSRATGARIVNNLDDLTAKDLGSAELVEERKVETDKWVFIEGCKNPKAVTILIRGGSQRVVDEADRSLHDALMVMKDVLEKPAIVAGGGAPEAYIANELRQWSSSQEGRAQLAVQKFADALDTIPLNLAENAGMDPIDTMTELRAKQSKGSKWTGVDARNTVVADMYKQNVLEPLVVKQQIIKSATEVASMILRIDDVIAASKSKMPAMPPGGGGMGGMGGMGGMGME; encoded by the coding sequence ATGGCATCAATTCAAACAACGCCTGGCGGTATGCCAGTCTTAATCCTGAAGGAAGGGACTAAGGAAAGCAAGGGACGCGAAGCGCAAAAGAACAACTTGACAGCGGCAAAACTGATCGCAGAGATAGTGAAGACGAGCCTTGGCCCACGCGGAATGGACAAGATGCTGGTGGATAACCTTGGCGACGTCACGATAACAAACGACGGCGCCACCATCTTGAAAGAGATTGACGTGCAGCATCCGGCGGCCAAGATGATGGTCGAGGTTTCAAAGTCGGTGGACAACGAGGTCGGCGACGGCACCACGTCTTCGGTGGTGTTTGCTGGCGCCCTGCTTGAAAAAGCGGAGGATCTCTTGAACAAGGATGTCCACCCGTCTGTCATCGTCGACGGCTACAATGCGGCAGCAGATCAGGCGCTAAAGCTTTTGGAAAAGATGGCGGTGCAGGTCGACGTATCAGACAAGGACATGCTCCTAAAGATTGCAAGGACCAGCATGGATTCCAAGCTTGTGTCTGATGACAGCCCGCTCCTTGGCGCAATGGTGGCCGACGCGGCAAAGCAGGTCGCAGAAAAGACAGAGAATGGCGCCCTGAAGGTCGACCTTGACAACATCAAGGTGGAAAAGAAGGCGGGAGGCTCGATGCGCGACACGAAGCTCATCAAGGGCATCGTCCTTGACAAGGAAGTCGTGCACGCAGGAATGCCAAAGCGCATAGAGGGAGCCAAGATTGCGCTTGTCAACTCGGCACTTGAAATTGAAAAGACAGAGATGAGCGCAGAGATACGCATCTCTGATCCGCACCAGATGCAGATGTTCCTCGAAGAAGAAAACAGGATGCTCAAGGCGATGGTGGACAAGGTCAAGAGCTCTGGCGCAAACGTAGTCCTGTGCCAGAAGGGAATAGACGACATTGCCCAGCACTACTTGGCAAAGGCAGGTGTCCTTGCGGTGCGCAGGGTAAAGGAAAGCGACATGACGAAAATGTCCCGCGCAACGGGAGCAAGGATTGTCAACAACCTTGACGACCTGACTGCAAAAGACCTGGGCTCTGCCGAACTGGTAGAAGAGCGCAAGGTAGAGACAGACAAGTGGGTGTTCATTGAAGGGTGCAAGAATCCCAAAGCAGTCACCATCCTCATCCGCGGAGGCTCCCAGAGGGTCGTAGACGAGGCAGACAGATCATTGCACGATGCACTCATGGTCATGAAGGACGTGCTTGAAAAGCCGGCCATAGTGGCAGGCGGAGGCGCGCCAGAGGCCTACATCGCAAACGAGCTGCGCCAATGGTCCTCAAGCCAGGAAGGCCGCGCCCAGCTTGCGGTGCAGAAATTTGCAGACGCCCTCGACACGATCCCACTCAACCTTGCAGAGAACGCAGGCATGGACCCGATTGACACCATGACGGAACTTCGCGCCAAGCAGAGCAAGGGAAGCAAGTGGACAGGGGTCGACGCAAGGAACACGGTGGTTGCCGACATGTACAAGCAGAACGTGCTTGAGCCATTGGTAGTAAAGCAGCAGATAATCAAGTCTGCTACAGAGGTTGCGTCGATGATCCTCAGAATAGACGACGTGATTGCCGCAAGCAAGTCCAAGATGCCAGCCATGCCGCCGGGCGGTGGAGGTATGGGTGGCATGGGCGGAATGGGCGGCATGGGAATGGAATAA